A stretch of DNA from Acidobacteriota bacterium:
ATACTGGGGACGGGACCGGTTGTGCTCCGCCAGGAACCGTTCGGCTTCCTGGAACCTCCGGAGTGCTCCGCGCTCGCCTACTCCCCCACCCGCACCTCCCGCGAGCACCCCACCTCAACCCCCGCCACCAGATCCTGAGCGATCTCGCAAACGGTCCAGGTCGTCAACTGCCCCATGGCGAGGATCTCTTTCTTGTCCAGGTCCGCGGCCTGGCCCCGACTGCCTTCTGAAAGAAAGGTGGCGTAGTGAGGGAAGTCTCGGTAGGGGCGCTGCTGGGTTTTCAGCGCGTGGACCAGCGAATCCTCGGCGCCTTCCAGCTGCTTCACCCACTCCTCGGTCCGATCGAGATAGACCCAGCAGATCCTCGGCTTGTAGGTGGAGGGTAGTTTTAGCTGGTTGGTCTCACTCAGCGGAAACTCCCCGCAGTGGAAGGGAATCTTGCCTGCACGCTTTTGGGCAGCCAGCCTTTTCACCAGCTCCTCACCGTTGCCCTGGAAAACTCCTGCAATGCTCGAGTTGACGGATCCCGACGACTCCTGACCGAGGAAGCCGGTCTTCTTGGTGCCGGTAACCTCGAAATAGGAGGTCACCGGCTTGCGCCATTTGCACTTCTTTCCGGAGCAATCCGGCTCGATCGGGTGCTTCGAGTTCACAAAGACCGTGATGTTGGCGACCTCGCGGGAGAGCAAGGGCAGTAGGCCCAGGTTATCGAGCCCTCCTCCATCGCGAGCTTTGAAGTTGTCCCAATTCTCCGGAGTCTTCATCACCGCCGTCTGGAACGGCATCAGCTTCCCGACGAGGAGACCTGGTGCCGAGCTGGTGATGCCGAGAGCATCGGAGAGGGTGAACAGATCCTTCTTATGCTCGATCCGGTAGCTCTGTTCGTTATCGGGACAGTCGTTGGTGGAAGCTGGCGGATTGTCAAAGACGTAGGTGGGGATATAGCCACTTTGCGGGCAACGGGTGTCTGAGGCGACACCGGGAAGGACCCCGGTAGAAAGGGGGGAGATCTCCAGAGGGAGGATCCGGCGGTCGCCAAAGGGACCACACTTGATGACACCGCCGACGAGGAGGTAGGGGATATGACGCGCCTCGCTCTGCGGTAACCGCGTCAGGAAATCGCCGACCGGTTTGTCCCAAGCGAAGAGATACCTTCGATCGTAGAGCCCGAACGGGGCGAGAAGCTCCTTGCCGACGATGTCCGACCAGATCTCGTTGCCCTTGCCGCGGATCAGCGCCGAAGGGGCTCGGGTCACGAAGAAACCCACTCCACCCAGGGCTTTCACAAACGAGCCCTCGGGCAGGCTCTCCAGATCCTCATCCGAGAGCAGCTCCGGGGGGCGATAGAGATCCAGCCCCACAAAGGTCTCGATACCCGGCTCTCCCCCCTGGTAGTAGGTGTAAGGCACCGCCGCCCAGGCTCCTCCGGACACCGCCGAGAAATAGTCGATGGAAGGCAACAAGCCCGCTCGATGAAGGCCCCGCAGCTGACCGATGGTGGCGGCCGCGGAGCGCGACCCACCGCCGGAGAAGGCGACGCCATAGTTGGCACCGAGCTTCAGCCTCTCTCGTTCCGGAGTCCTCGAGCCGGAGAGCTCCGCAGCAGCGCAAATCTCCGTAGGGAACTCCGAGGCGATGGACTCAGCTGCCAAGGCACAGAGACCACAGGTCGCGAGCACCAACCCCAGAAGCTGGGCGGCGGAGGGTCGTCGGTCGGACATTGGCGTCTCCTTGGAGGAATTAGGGCACCCGAAGTCGTACCAAGCTCCGAGACCTCAGCCTACGCTGGGGTTCGGAGTCAGACTCCTGGAAGCCTGGGTGGACCAGCCAGAATGAGTCCAGACGTTGCGACGTGAGGGTCCAACGTCTCCTCTTTCATTAATTTCCTCGGTTATAACACGGACGCCGTCGGCAGGGGGAGGTGCGGTCGAGAAGTCCTGGAGCGGTGTTCGGCTCGGGACGCCAAGAAGGGGGACCCACCTTCTGGTTCACCTTCTGACGCAAGATTCGAGCTGCCTACAAGCGCCAAAGGGCCGGCTGGGAGCCGGCGCTTCCAGGGCTTGAAAAAGCTAGGCTGTGGGGCCGGGAAAAGAATCGAGAGGCAGGCGGGAGAAAGGGGGACCGACTTGTTGACCTCGGGCTCGCGAGAGACGTGACCCGGAGCCTAGGTTCTACCAAGGGCCGGTGCTAACACCGGTAGTCGAGCAACACGTGCCCGCCAGCAAATACCCGACTCGACTCCAAGGTCAGCGTCACTGTCGCCAAACGTCGATCCAGAAGGGGAATGCCCTCACCGAAGAGCACCGGGTTCAGCTTCAGGATCACCCGGTCAACCAGCTGAGCCTCGAACAGGCTCGTAGCCAACACACTCCCGCCACACAGCCAGATGTCCTTGCCCGGCGTAGCTTTGAGGTCCGCCACGAAGGAGGCGACATCCTCCGACACCAACGTGACGGCTGGATCCGGCGACTGCTCCATCGTGCTGGAGAGGACGAATTGGTCCAGGGTCGGATACGGGCTCGTCAGGTCTTGACGAACCCCCACTTCATACGTCCGCCGCCCCATGAGGACAGCGTCGAAAGCCTGGTTCTCAGCCCGCGTCGCATCCGGCCGCATGGGGGCAGGGAAGGTCTCCGGATAGATCTCTTGCAGCCACCGGATGAACTCGTCATCCCACGGAAAGTCATCGAACGATCCGTCCGGCCGAGCGATGAAGCCGTCGAGGGTGGTGGCAATGTAGTAGACGAGGTTTCGCATGATGCAGGGGAGCTTTTCCGAGGAGCACAACGGTAGCCTGAACGCAACGCCGAAAGAAAGGGGGACCCAACTTCTGATTCTCTACTGATTCACCCCGCTGGCCAGGAACCCGCCGTCCACCACCAACACCTCGCCGTTGACGAAGCTCGCTGCGTCGGAGGAGAGGAAGATGGCGGCGCCGGCTAGTTCTTCGATCTTGCCGAAGCGGCCGAGGGGGGTGCGGAGCTGGAACTCGCGGCCGCGGTCGGTGCCGTCGAGGAGGTCTTGGTTGAGGGGGGTGCGGAAGACGCCTGGGGCGATGGCGTTGACCAGGACGCCGCGGGATCCCCACTCGATGGCCAGGGACTTGGTGAGGGCGGCGACGCCGGCCTTGCTGGCGGTGTAGGCGGCGACCTCATAGAGGGCCACGAAGGTTCCCAAGGAAGCGATGTTGACGATGCGGCCGTAGCCGCGCTCGAGCATGGGAGCGCCGAAGACCTGACAGGCGCGGAGGGTGCCGGTGAGGTTGGTGTCGAGGATGGCCTGCCACTCGTCGTCGCCGACCTCGAGGGTCGGAGTGCGGCGGGTGCGGCCGGCGCAGTTGATCAGGATGTCGACCTTGCCGAAGGTGTCGAGGACGGCCTCGCGAAGAGCTTCCAGGGAAGCGCGGTCGGTAACGTCGGAGGTTAGCCGCAAGGTTTTCCGGCCGGACTCCTCGATGGCCTGGGCGGTGGCGTCGACGGGGGCCTGCTGGCGGGAGCTAGCGACGACGTCGGCGCCGGCTTCCAAGAGACCGTCCACCAGCGCGCGGCCGATGCCGGAGGTGCCGCCTAGGACGACGGCGGAGCGTCCGGTGAGGTCGAATCCCGGGTAGGGCATGGGGTCATCTCCTAATGCAGTGGAATCTCGCGGCGACGGGTCGGACCCGCCGGCGGTCATTGCGCGAGC
This window harbors:
- a CDS encoding dihydrofolate reductase family protein yields the protein MRNLVYYIATTLDGFIARPDGSFDDFPWDDEFIRWLQEIYPETFPAPMRPDATRAENQAFDAVLMGRRTYEVGVRQDLTSPYPTLDQFVLSSTMEQSPDPAVTLVSEDVASFVADLKATPGKDIWLCGGSVLATSLFEAQLVDRVILKLNPVLFGEGIPLLDRRLATVTLTLESSRVFAGGHVLLDYRC
- a CDS encoding patatin-like phospholipase family protein; this encodes MSDRRPSAAQLLGLVLATCGLCALAAESIASEFPTEICAAAELSGSRTPERERLKLGANYGVAFSGGGSRSAAATIGQLRGLHRAGLLPSIDYFSAVSGGAWAAVPYTYYQGGEPGIETFVGLDLYRPPELLSDEDLESLPEGSFVKALGGVGFFVTRAPSALIRGKGNEIWSDIVGKELLAPFGLYDRRYLFAWDKPVGDFLTRLPQSEARHIPYLLVGGVIKCGPFGDRRILPLEISPLSTGVLPGVASDTRCPQSGYIPTYVFDNPPASTNDCPDNEQSYRIEHKKDLFTLSDALGITSSAPGLLVGKLMPFQTAVMKTPENWDNFKARDGGGLDNLGLLPLLSREVANITVFVNSKHPIEPDCSGKKCKWRKPVTSYFEVTGTKKTGFLGQESSGSVNSSIAGVFQGNGEELVKRLAAQKRAGKIPFHCGEFPLSETNQLKLPSTYKPRICWVYLDRTEEWVKQLEGAEDSLVHALKTQQRPYRDFPHYATFLSEGSRGQAADLDKKEILAMGQLTTWTVCEIAQDLVAGVEVGCSREVRVGE
- a CDS encoding glucose 1-dehydrogenase, which gives rise to MPYPGFDLTGRSAVVLGGTSGIGRALVDGLLEAGADVVASSRQQAPVDATAQAIEESGRKTLRLTSDVTDRASLEALREAVLDTFGKVDILINCAGRTRRTPTLEVGDDEWQAILDTNLTGTLRACQVFGAPMLERGYGRIVNIASLGTFVALYEVAAYTASKAGVAALTKSLAIEWGSRGVLVNAIAPGVFRTPLNQDLLDGTDRGREFQLRTPLGRFGKIEELAGAAIFLSSDAASFVNGEVLVVDGGFLASGVNQ